In one window of Macadamia integrifolia cultivar HAES 741 chromosome 2, SCU_Mint_v3, whole genome shotgun sequence DNA:
- the LOC122071704 gene encoding uncharacterized protein LOC122071704 produces MASGGEEVAEQQQSAKVQIYPTSGTGVSPFWREKYERDSKKYWDVFYKRHQDRFFKDRHYLDKEWGCYFHGDGRKVVLEVGCGAGNTVFPLLATYSDIFVHACDFSPRAIDLVKAHKDFMEGSINAFVCDLTVDDLINKIKPSSVDIVTMIFMLSAVAPEKMLLVLQNIRKVLKPNGHVLLRDYATGDLAQERFTCKDQKISENFFVRGDGTRAFYFSEEFLTRLFKESGFVAEELGVCCKQVENRSRELVMNRRWIQAVFCFSDGLDSSSVSKYANVVDHLNEPIFKGTNGSTEEPRNHFEVDMSEGIAVEMFGTLPSIDEIIEINIRECSFRIKGLAKEHQHTCKSTGLMLWESAQLMSTVLARNPSIVAGKKVVELGSGCAGICSMVAVRSAADLVVATDGDSRALDLLRQNVSSNLEPQLLDKLVTERLEWGNRDHIEAIKEMNHSGFEVIIGTDVTYVPEAISPLFATARELISSDGSSIRDDSKPALILCHVLRRVDEMSILSAASQFGFKLIDRWPTGVPTEPSQRVISSWFSEDNSMGVLPSNALNIMYFHI; encoded by the exons ATGGCGTCGGGCGGGGAAGAAGTGGCCGAGCAACAGCAATCAGCAAAGGTGCAGATTTACCCAACGTCTGGCACCGGGGTCTCCCCTTTCTGGCGAG AGAAATATGAGAGAGATTCCAAGAAGTATTGGGATGTCTTCTACAAGCGACATCAAGACAGA TTCTTCAAGGATCGGCACTACCTAGATAAGGAATGGGGTTGCTACTTTCAC GGAGATGGAAGAAAGGTTGTTTTAGAG GTTGGCTGTGGTGCTGGAAACACTGTCTTTCCTCTGCTTGCGACATACTCAGATATTTTTGTTCATGCTTGTGATTTCTCACCACGAGCCATTGACTTGGTGAAG GCACACAAAGACTTCATGGAGGGTAGTATCAATGCTTTCGTTTGTGATCTGACAGTTGATGACTTAATCAACAAGATCAAACCATCTTCAGTTGACATTGTAACCATG ATTTTTATGTTATCTGCAGTGGCTCCAGAAAAAATGCTCCTAGTTTTACAGAATATCAGAAAAGTTCTTAAA CCAAATGGTCATGTGCTGCTCCGAGATTATGCCACTGGTGACCTTGCTCAG GAAAGGTTTACTTGCAAGGATCAAAAGATCAGTGAGAATTTTTTTGTCAGGGGAGATGGTACT CGTGCTTTCTACTTCTCTGAAGAGTTCTTGACAAGGTTGTTCAAAGAAAGTGGATTTGTGGCTGAAGAACTTGGTGTTTGCTGCAAACAAGTGGAGAATCGATCACGGGAATTGGTGATGAATCG GCGTTGGATCCAGGCTGTCTTCTGTTTTTCAGATGGGCTAGACTCTTCTTCGGTTTCGAAATATGCAAATGTGGTGGATCATCTTAATGAGCCTATTTTCAAAGGCACCAATGGCAGTACAGAGGAACCTCGAAACCATTTTGAAGTTGATATGTCTGAGGGTATTGCAGTTGAAATGTTTGGTACTTTGCCATCCATTGACGAG ATAATTGAGATCAACATCAGAGAGTGCAGTTTCAGGATAAAGGGACTTGCCAAGGAACACCAACACACCTGCAAATCTACTGGCTTGATGCTGTGGGAATCAGCTCAGCTGATGTCAACAGTACTAGCAAGAAATCCTTCTATAGTTGCAGGGAAAAAAGTGGTGGAGTTGGGATCGGGCTGTGCAGGCATTTGCTCAATGGTAGCAGTTAGATCTGCTGCTGACCTTGTAGTTGCTACTGATGGAGATTCAAGAGCACTTGACCTGTTGAGACAGAATGTTTCCTCTAATCTTGAACCTCAACTTCTTGACAAACTGGTTACAGAGAGACTAGAATGGGGAAATAGGGATCACATAGAAGCAATCAAGGAAATGAATCACAGTGGTTTTGAAGTCATTATAGGCACTGACGTCACATATGTCCCTGAAGCTATCTCACCACTTTTTGCAACTGCGAGGGAGCTGATTTCTTCTGATGGTAGTAGCATCAGGGATGACTCAAAACCTGCTCTAATTCTTTGCCATGTTCTACGCCGAGTTGATGAGATGTCCATACTTTCTGCAGCATCACAATTTGGTTTCAAGCTCATTGATAGGTGGCCCACAGGAGTGCCAACTGAACCTTCTCAGAGAGTTATCAGCTCTTGGTTCTCAGAAGACAATTCCATGGGAGTTCTGCCAAGTAATGCATTGAACATCATGTACTTCCACATCTAG